One Nocardia huaxiensis genomic window, GCTGCACCGGGATGTGGGCTGGTCGCTGGCGGCGGCGGGGATCCTGGTGACGATCACCCAAATCCTGGGCGCGGGAGGGCGAATCGGCGCGGGCATCTGGTCGGATCGGGTGGCGAGCCGGCTGGGCCCGCTGCGCACGATCGCCATCGCGGCCGCAATCTCCATGGCGGCCTTGGCCTTCGCGGCGTGGACGCACTGGTGGTGGGCGGCGATTCCGATTCTGGTGGCGGCCTCGGTGATCACGGTCACCGACAATGGCCTGGCGTTCACGGCGGTGGCGGAGATCGCCGGACCGTACTGGTCGGGTCGTGGACTGGGGATTCAGAACACCGGCCAGAATCTGGTCATGGCGGTGCTGGCGCCGGTGTTCGGCGCGCTGATCACGGTCGCCGGCTTCCCGGTCACCTACCTGCTGACGGCCGTCATCGCCCTGGCCGCAGTTCCCTTGGTCCCCAGAGCATCCCGCTGAGCAAATCCGGAAGACGTGTGCCCGTTACGTTTTCGCATCCGAATGCACGAATGCGATATGTCTCACTGTCGCAGCGGGTTTGAACAAAAGGCAAGCCCCGCAGCCGATATCACGGCTGCGGGGCTTGTTCCGAGGGTGCGTCAGAGCGCGGCGGCGATGCGGTCGCCGACCGCCACGGTGGAGGCGGGCGCGGTGCGCGAGGCGAGGTCCTTGGCGACGGCGGCCTCGATGCGCGCGGCCTCCTCGGTCTTGCCCAAGTGGTTGAGCAGCAGGGAAACCGAGAGAATCGCGGCGGTCGGATCGGCCTTGGACTGACCCGCGATATCGGGGGCCGAACCGTGCACAGGCTCGAACATGGACGGGTTGGTGCCCGAGGCGTCGATATTGCCGGAGGCGGCCAGGCCGATGCCACCGGAGACGGCGGCGGCGAGGTCGGTGATGATGTCGCCGAACAGGTTGTCGGTGACGATCACGTCGAAGCGGCCCGGGTCGGTCACCATGTGGATGGTGGCGGCATCGATGTGCTGGTAGGCGGTTTCGACATCCGGGTACTCGGTGGCGATCTCGTTGACGGTGCGCGACCACAGCGAGCCCGCGTAGGCGAGCACATTGTTCTTGTGCACCAGGGTCAGGTGCTTGCGGCGCTGGCGCGCGGTCTCGAAGGCGTAGCGCACCACACGCTCGATGCCGAAGCGGGTGTTGGTGGACACCTCGGTGGCGACCTCGTGCGGGGTGTTCACGCGGATCGCACCGCCGGTGCCGGTGTACGGGCCCTCGGTGCCCTCGCGCACGACCACGAAGTCGATGTCG contains:
- a CDS encoding 3-isopropylmalate dehydrogenase, with product MKLAVIPGDGIGPEVIAEALKVLDVVVPGVEKTEYDLGAKRFHATGEILPDNVLPELKQHDAILLGAIGDPSVQSGLLERGLLLRTRFELDHHVNLRPSKLYPGVSSPLAGNPDIDFVVVREGTEGPYTGTGGAIRVNTPHEVATEVSTNTRFGIERVVRYAFETARQRRKHLTLVHKNNVLAYAGSLWSRTVNEIATEYPDVETAYQHIDAATIHMVTDPGRFDVIVTDNLFGDIITDLAAAVSGGIGLAASGNIDASGTNPSMFEPVHGSAPDIAGQSKADPTAAILSVSLLLNHLGKTEEAARIEAAVAKDLASRTAPASTVAVGDRIAAAL